One Pectobacterium polaris DNA window includes the following coding sequences:
- the dsrB gene encoding protein DsrB, with translation MKVNDLVTVKTDGKTRREGTILAVETFQEGIMYLVALKDYPAGIWFFNEVDSKDGTFVEPKTLPEKE, from the coding sequence ATGAAAGTTAATGATCTGGTTACGGTTAAAACCGATGGAAAGACGCGGCGGGAAGGGACGATTCTTGCTGTAGAAACGTTTCAGGAAGGGATAATGTATTTAGTTGCATTAAAAGATTACCCAGCTGGTATCTGGTTTTTCAATGAGGTTGATAGCAAAGACGGTACGTTTGTTGAGCCAAAGACCTTGCCAGAAAAAGAGTAA
- a CDS encoding diguanylate cyclase, which produces MNELLNVNEQRDNGESDYNQVITSEWMQLIATTSQKSFTLLRTLADQKASDFADAFYSYMLKDQEASLFLSSQQVHDRLHGSMSKWIADILTNTGDRLADLINHQKKIGQIHARIGIPVDLVERGARRLKWHLYEDIAQVAEDKTLCFDSMRFASISMDIAIEIMSKTYSQSHDLAAKNEESYRLFSILENASMERERQNASLLNWENAFIFSVATGTPLSSIQDLSDSEFGLWFNHKGKSSFSNIQGIRTIASIMTETDDYIRSHSTTVLLTQQDYAPLLKTVRSKIYKINMLLGSLFDEVQKLESGKDTLTLLLNRRFLPTILRHEISLAMHSSTSLSIAMIDIDHFKTVNDTYGHAAGDSILKRIAEVLYESTRNSDYVFRYGGEEFMIVLIETPKVAAYTIIERLRKKIQDHPIYLQNGESVTMTISAGIAVYSGHPDYECLIKAADDALYQAKANGRNRIEYAPEE; this is translated from the coding sequence TTGAACGAACTATTGAACGTTAATGAACAGAGAGATAACGGTGAGTCAGACTACAATCAAGTCATAACATCAGAATGGATGCAACTGATAGCTACAACCTCACAGAAATCTTTTACTCTACTGCGAACCCTCGCCGATCAGAAAGCCTCCGACTTTGCTGACGCGTTCTACTCCTACATGCTCAAAGATCAAGAAGCCTCCCTATTTCTTTCCAGTCAGCAAGTCCACGATCGACTCCATGGATCGATGAGCAAATGGATAGCGGACATTTTAACGAATACGGGAGATCGTCTGGCTGACCTGATTAACCACCAAAAGAAAATAGGTCAGATTCATGCACGTATTGGTATTCCCGTCGATCTCGTTGAGCGCGGAGCTCGGCGTCTAAAATGGCACCTTTATGAAGACATCGCACAGGTGGCAGAGGATAAAACGCTATGCTTTGATTCCATGCGTTTTGCCTCTATCTCTATGGATATCGCCATAGAGATAATGAGCAAAACCTATTCACAATCGCACGATCTGGCTGCTAAAAATGAAGAATCCTATCGGCTATTTTCTATTCTGGAAAATGCCAGCATGGAGAGAGAGCGCCAAAATGCATCGCTGCTAAATTGGGAAAATGCCTTTATTTTTAGTGTTGCCACTGGTACGCCTCTTTCCAGCATCCAGGATCTGAGTGATTCGGAATTTGGCCTGTGGTTTAACCATAAGGGGAAATCCAGTTTCAGCAACATTCAGGGAATACGCACTATCGCCTCCATCATGACAGAAACGGATGACTACATTCGCAGCCATAGCACTACCGTACTACTGACACAGCAGGATTACGCCCCGCTACTTAAAACGGTCAGAAGCAAAATTTATAAAATAAATATGCTGCTGGGATCGCTATTTGACGAAGTCCAAAAACTGGAAAGCGGTAAGGATACGTTGACTCTTCTGTTAAACCGTCGCTTCCTGCCAACCATTCTTAGACATGAAATATCGCTGGCAATGCACTCAAGCACCTCGCTCAGCATCGCCATGATTGATATTGACCATTTTAAAACTGTGAATGACACCTATGGCCATGCCGCTGGTGATAGCATCCTGAAAAGGATTGCAGAAGTGCTATATGAAAGCACGAGGAACAGCGACTATGTTTTCCGCTACGGCGGGGAAGAATTTATGATCGTGCTTATTGAAACGCCTAAAGTCGCCGCCTATACCATCATCGAGCGGCTGAGAAAGAAAATCCAGGATCACCCTATTTATCTTCAAAACGGTGAAAGCGTTACGATGACCATAAGCGCCGGCATCGCCGTCTATAGCGGTCATCCCGATTATGAATGCTTGATAAAAGCAGCAGACGATGCGCTCTATCAGGCCAAGGCCAACGGCAGAAACAGGATCGAATACGCGCCGGAAGAATAA
- a CDS encoding KTSC domain-containing protein, producing the protein MQRQQVSSSRIYSIGYDPKTHNLEIEFNNKDIYQYVSVPESIYKKFISDAVVSKGRFFDGVIKDKFLCRKIR; encoded by the coding sequence TTGCAGCGACAGCAGGTATCATCGTCACGAATTTATTCCATTGGGTACGATCCAAAGACGCACAACCTTGAGATAGAATTTAATAATAAAGATATCTATCAATATGTTAGCGTGCCTGAATCTATCTATAAAAAATTTATTTCTGACGCTGTCGTCTCTAAAGGTCGTTTCTTTGATGGCGTGATAAAAGATAAGTTTTTATGCCGAAAAATCAGATAG
- a CDS encoding LysR family transcriptional regulator — translation MDRFVAMQVFVDVVELGSLTAAANKLDISRAMATRYIASLEKAFGVRLLHRSSRSLGLTSAGSEILSYCRQILALNDDIGAALESKSQEPNGLIRVASSISFGQSYLADALRRYSAQYPKISIEMVLKDASLNLVEQRIDLAIHVGDKLDPTVISRQLTRCASVVCAAPDYLARNGTPQRPDDLRQHNCLYHTRFGRVWRFQTPAANGVDLVMDEVDVTGNFAANDSMVLLHAALAGEGIVHLPAFTTDPYLRTGALVRVLTDYALPELGVYALYCSRKYLPTSTRTLLDFLLNDLSSG, via the coding sequence ATGGACCGCTTTGTTGCCATGCAGGTATTTGTGGATGTGGTTGAGTTAGGGAGTCTAACTGCCGCAGCGAACAAGTTGGATATCTCGCGTGCCATGGCTACGCGCTATATTGCGTCATTGGAGAAAGCATTTGGCGTTCGTCTATTGCATCGCTCCAGTCGTAGTTTGGGATTGACGAGTGCTGGGAGCGAGATTTTGTCCTATTGCCGACAAATTTTAGCGTTGAATGATGATATTGGCGCTGCCCTTGAGAGTAAAAGTCAAGAGCCTAATGGCTTGATCCGGGTTGCTAGCAGTATTTCATTTGGCCAATCCTATCTAGCCGATGCGCTGAGGCGCTACTCTGCCCAATATCCCAAAATTTCCATTGAGATGGTGTTAAAGGATGCGTCATTGAATCTGGTGGAACAGCGTATTGATCTAGCTATTCATGTCGGTGACAAACTCGATCCGACGGTGATTTCACGCCAGCTGACCCGCTGTGCTTCGGTTGTTTGCGCAGCGCCCGACTATCTGGCACGCAACGGAACGCCCCAACGGCCAGACGATCTCAGGCAACACAACTGCTTGTACCACACGCGTTTTGGTCGTGTCTGGCGCTTCCAAACTCCAGCGGCTAACGGTGTAGATCTGGTAATGGATGAAGTGGACGTTACGGGCAACTTTGCAGCGAATGATAGCATGGTGCTTCTGCATGCCGCGCTTGCGGGTGAGGGCATCGTTCATTTACCCGCTTTTACGACGGATCCTTACCTTCGTACCGGCGCACTGGTTCGCGTTCTGACAGACTACGCATTGCCAGAGCTAGGGGTCTATGCGTTATATTGTTCACGCAAATACTTACCCACCAGCACACGTACGTTACTGGATTTTTTGCTTAATGACTTGTCGAGCGGCTAG
- the blaCAR gene encoding CAR family subclass B3 metallo-beta-lactamase, whose amino-acid sequence MKNQRLTPLATFLLLFNMAATAHSLPSPDAEITSTTIPTLTGCGPSSTINQLFSQFGSSGKMPTELGRWLNDTKAQTIEPYQAFDNVYYVGICWVSAWLIKTSEGPVLIDTLYGEFTDQLIDNIKKIGVNPAEIKMVLLTHGHFDHVGGVSKLKALTNARFVMSEEGWKEAQLDAKSTQGKPNAWTIPAPAATDILVKDGSALTIGDTTFHAYMTPGHTWGTTSYVFDVKEENNTYRAITIGGLGLNAIDSPQQVEAYIQSIDRIKAMVEDTKLPITVHLTAHPFSNGQIEVQNQLKVRQTDQPHPMVDAKGLLEQLATLRASAVERLAAEQAQIKK is encoded by the coding sequence ATGAAGAACCAACGTCTTACACCTCTGGCTACTTTCTTACTTTTATTCAATATGGCTGCTACGGCTCACTCACTCCCCTCACCGGATGCAGAAATAACTAGCACGACCATCCCCACACTGACAGGATGCGGTCCATCATCAACCATCAACCAACTTTTCAGCCAATTTGGAAGCAGCGGCAAAATGCCTACGGAACTTGGACGTTGGCTGAATGATACAAAGGCACAGACTATCGAGCCCTACCAAGCCTTTGACAATGTTTATTATGTCGGCATTTGTTGGGTCTCAGCCTGGCTTATCAAAACCAGTGAGGGCCCGGTACTGATTGATACGCTGTATGGTGAATTTACGGACCAACTGATCGATAATATTAAGAAAATCGGCGTCAACCCGGCAGAGATCAAAATGGTACTGCTGACACACGGGCATTTTGATCATGTAGGTGGCGTTTCTAAACTCAAAGCGCTAACCAATGCACGCTTTGTCATGTCTGAGGAAGGCTGGAAGGAAGCACAGTTGGATGCAAAAAGTACACAGGGAAAACCTAACGCGTGGACGATACCTGCTCCTGCTGCCACAGATATTTTGGTGAAAGATGGTAGCGCGTTGACCATCGGTGATACGACATTTCACGCCTACATGACACCCGGTCACACTTGGGGAACTACATCTTATGTATTCGATGTCAAAGAGGAAAATAACACTTACCGCGCAATTACCATTGGTGGATTAGGTCTAAACGCTATCGATAGTCCACAGCAGGTTGAAGCCTATATTCAAAGCATAGATCGCATAAAAGCGATGGTAGAAGATACCAAACTCCCCATTACAGTTCATCTCACCGCACATCCTTTCAGTAACGGTCAAATTGAAGTGCAAAATCAGCTAAAAGTACGTCAGACTGACCAGCCTCACCCTATGGTGGATGCAAAAGGACTTCTCGAACAGCTAGCTACGCTCCGCGCTAGTGCTGTAGAAAGACTCGCGGCTGAACAAGCTCAGATTAAAAAGTAA
- the vapC gene encoding type II toxin-antitoxin system tRNA(fMet)-specific endonuclease VapC, translating into MLKYLLDTNICIYTIKNKPQEVRDAFYRHYGQFAISSITLMELIYGAEKSVNPEKNLAVIEGFSARLEVQTYGFDAAVHTGQIRAELARQGTLIGPYDVMLAGHARSAGLILVTNNVREFERVPGLRVDNWVGRSADNNEPL; encoded by the coding sequence ATGCTGAAATATCTGCTCGATACCAATATCTGTATTTACACCATCAAGAACAAACCGCAGGAAGTCAGGGACGCTTTCTATCGTCATTACGGGCAGTTTGCTATCAGTTCTATCACGCTGATGGAACTGATCTATGGTGCGGAGAAATCGGTAAATCCAGAAAAGAATCTTGCCGTGATTGAAGGATTTTCTGCGCGTCTGGAAGTGCAAACTTATGGTTTTGACGCTGCCGTACATACCGGTCAAATTCGGGCGGAACTGGCAAGACAAGGAACACTCATCGGCCCGTATGATGTAATGTTAGCAGGTCATGCGCGGTCAGCAGGTTTGATACTGGTCACGAACAACGTGCGTGAATTTGAGCGTGTGCCTGGGTTACGAGTAGATAACTGGGTCGGTAGATCGGCCGACAATAACGAGCCTTTGTAA
- the vapB gene encoding type II toxin-antitoxin system VapB family antitoxin codes for MEKTTVFKSNRSQAVRLPKAVALPDDVKQVDIVAIGRTRIITPAGESWDSWFEGEGVTSDFMITREQPDDQIREDF; via the coding sequence ATGGAAAAAACTACAGTATTTAAAAGTAACCGCAGCCAGGCGGTACGGCTCCCTAAAGCCGTTGCGCTTCCCGATGATGTGAAGCAGGTTGATATTGTTGCGATTGGTCGCACACGTATCATCACGCCAGCAGGGGAAAGTTGGGATAGCTGGTTTGAAGGGGAGGGTGTAACGTCTGATTTCATGATCACCAGAGAGCAGCCTGATGATCAGATCAGGGAAGATTTTTGA
- a CDS encoding DUF4942 domain-containing protein gives MQTEPEVLTEHTELICSTNIERIVTGRDAALQQIEQLLKQLQAISTLTATIGGGTAEDWALKQGHRYDCWLTETPDKAMPAIIRTLDRNIWRDLMLKSGMLSLMDAEARSQWHKNLDEGDLPTISEANILSTFEQLHQSKQEVFERGVINVFKGLSWDYKTNHPCYFGKKIIINNLVTYNRWGFGLNWGWRRDQLADLERMLYLLDGKPIPDNRGDVTIRLMDHIRDNPHKQEYEDEFFSVRYFQKGTGHLTFKRPDLIEQMNDIIAKHYPGMLAAR, from the coding sequence ATGCAAACTGAACCCGAGGTTTTAACCGAACACACCGAGCTGATTTGCTCGACCAATATCGAACGCATCGTTACCGGACGTGATGCTGCGCTGCAACAGATAGAACAACTCCTCAAACAGCTACAGGCGATCTCAACACTTACAGCGACTATCGGTGGCGGCACCGCTGAAGACTGGGCGTTAAAGCAAGGGCACCGCTACGACTGCTGGCTAACGGAAACGCCAGACAAGGCGATGCCAGCCATCATCCGCACGCTGGATCGCAATATCTGGCGCGACCTGATGCTGAAATCCGGCATGTTATCGCTGATGGACGCTGAAGCCCGCAGCCAGTGGCACAAGAATCTGGACGAGGGCGACCTACCGACCATCAGCGAAGCCAATATTCTCAGCACGTTTGAGCAACTTCACCAGAGTAAACAAGAGGTATTCGAGCGCGGGGTCATCAACGTATTCAAAGGGCTGTCCTGGGATTACAAAACCAATCACCCTTGTTACTTCGGCAAGAAAATCATCATCAATAATCTGGTGACATATAATCGTTGGGGCTTTGGCCTGAACTGGGGTTGGCGGCGCGATCAACTGGCCGATCTGGAACGTATGCTGTATCTGTTGGATGGCAAACCCATTCCTGACAACCGAGGCGATGTCACCATCCGACTGATGGACCATATCCGCGATAATCCTCACAAGCAGGAATACGAGGATGAGTTCTTTAGTGTGCGTTACTTTCAGAAAGGCACTGGGCATCTCACTTTTAAACGCCCTGACCTGATCGAGCAGATGAATGACATTATCGCCAAACATTATCCTGGGATGTTGGCGGCAAGGTGA
- a CDS encoding TA system toxin CbtA family protein, whose protein sequence is MQTSPAIPPREDIPCPSPVAVWQQLLTYLLEKHYGLTLNDTPFCEENVIQEHIDAGITQLNAVNFLVEKYELVRIDRNGFNWLEQSPFLTTVDILRAKRATGLHHA, encoded by the coding sequence ATGCAAACATCACCTGCAATCCCGCCACGGGAGGATATCCCTTGCCCGTCACCTGTAGCCGTTTGGCAGCAACTTCTGACCTATCTGTTGGAAAAGCACTACGGCCTCACGCTGAACGATACGCCCTTCTGTGAGGAAAATGTGATTCAGGAGCATATCGATGCTGGCATCACGCAGCTCAATGCCGTCAATTTTCTGGTGGAAAAATACGAACTGGTACGTATCGATCGCAACGGTTTTAACTGGCTGGAGCAATCGCCGTTTCTCACTACTGTCGATATCCTTCGCGCCAAACGTGCAACGGGCTTACATCACGCATAA
- a CDS encoding type IV toxin-antitoxin system YeeU family antitoxin — protein sequence MPSSDTPEWGLKCAITPRFGARLVQEGNRLHYLADRASFIGTFSKAEARNLEHVFPELIKQLEQKMRTGELNPRQQGCITLHCNEWTCEADTLGSFGYVYIVIYPTSAATH from the coding sequence ATGCCATCATCGGATACCCCGGAATGGGGACTAAAATGTGCCATCACGCCACGGTTCGGAGCCCGACTGGTTCAGGAAGGTAACCGTCTGCATTATCTGGCAGACCGGGCCAGCTTTATCGGTACTTTTAGTAAGGCAGAAGCCCGTAATCTGGAACACGTCTTCCCTGAGCTGATTAAACAGTTAGAGCAGAAAATGCGAACGGGAGAACTGAATCCCCGTCAACAAGGCTGCATCACGCTGCATTGCAACGAATGGACCTGTGAAGCCGATACGCTGGGCAGTTTTGGTTATGTGTATATTGTTATTTATCCCACTTCTGCTGCAACACACTAA
- the radC gene encoding RadC family protein yields the protein MSCNSLAGCVASREQRIIQMALCLLEKRVRKNARQFKTSEDTKSWLMLELSSLEREVFMVLYLDNQHRLIEKEVIALGGINSTEVHPREILKSALRHNAAAVILTHNHPSGWAEPSQADRHITDKLKDSLSQLDVKVLDHLVIGGAEVVSFAERGWL from the coding sequence ATGTCATGTAATTCATTGGCAGGCTGCGTTGCGTCCAGAGAGCAACGCATCATCCAGATGGCGCTGTGCCTGCTGGAAAAACGGGTGCGTAAAAATGCGCGGCAGTTCAAAACCTCGGAGGACACCAAAAGCTGGTTAATGCTGGAACTCAGTAGTCTGGAGCGCGAAGTTTTTATGGTGCTGTATCTGGATAACCAGCATCGCCTGATAGAAAAGGAAGTTATCGCGCTGGGCGGTATCAACAGCACCGAAGTGCATCCGCGAGAAATTCTCAAATCAGCACTACGTCATAACGCCGCTGCCGTAATACTGACGCATAACCATCCCTCCGGCTGGGCTGAGCCCAGTCAGGCCGACCGCCACATCACCGACAAGCTGAAGGACTCGCTCTCACAGCTCGACGTCAAAGTACTCGATCATCTGGTGATCGGTGGCGCTGAGGTGGTGTCGTTCGCTGAACGCGGCTGGCTGTGA
- a CDS encoding membrane protein, with product MPIIAIIVIVVVVIVLSKTGISDSLIGLVIATVAGLLTGSGTAGVASVVLTPFLGIPIGLFIGVTVFAKVLRWFSRR from the coding sequence ATGCCCATTATTGCCATCATCGTTATTGTCGTGGTTGTCATTGTATTAAGTAAAACCGGTATCTCAGACAGCCTTATTGGACTGGTTATCGCCACCGTTGCCGGACTGCTAACTGGCAGCGGAACCGCAGGCGTTGCCAGCGTGGTGCTGACACCGTTTCTGGGTATCCCGATAGGACTGTTTATCGGTGTAACCGTATTCGCCAAAGTATTGCGCTGGTTTTCCCGACGCTAG
- a CDS encoding DeoR family transcriptional regulator — protein MTQADRRYDRLAVRLSLIISRLLAGETLSVRKLAAEFGVSTRTLRRDFRERLMYLDLEYRNGLCRLPEHHNPARHGQDVLMFVRQTGMENVFPGLDNRLVSTLLDSGEDAPCLVWHPPLRGTPTLPGHFYRLTRAIGEQLRVTLLADGQRYDGLSPYRLICLYGEWYLVAESLGHLLVLPLHEIHGVTVSTESFQRRDDISHLTTQSGFITALPHFRFIHDVLTTFGTSPAT, from the coding sequence ATGACACAGGCTGACCGCCGATATGACCGGCTGGCCGTCAGGCTGTCATTGATAATCAGCCGATTACTGGCAGGCGAAACACTGAGCGTTAGAAAACTGGCGGCAGAGTTCGGCGTCTCTACCCGTACCTTGCGGCGAGATTTCCGTGAACGGCTGATGTATCTCGACCTAGAATACCGCAACGGTCTTTGCCGTTTGCCGGAGCACCATAACCCGGCGCGGCATGGGCAGGATGTGCTGATGTTTGTCCGACAAACCGGGATGGAGAACGTGTTTCCCGGTCTGGATAACCGGCTGGTTAGCACCCTGCTGGACAGCGGCGAGGATGCGCCCTGCCTGGTCTGGCATCCTCCCTTGCGCGGTACGCCGACACTGCCGGGGCATTTTTACCGTCTGACTCGGGCAATTGGTGAGCAGCTACGTGTCACGCTTCTGGCCGACGGTCAGCGCTATGACGGGTTATCGCCTTACCGGCTTATCTGCCTGTATGGCGAGTGGTATCTGGTGGCCGAATCACTGGGGCATCTTCTGGTCCTGCCGCTGCATGAGATTCATGGGGTGACGGTCTCTACCGAGTCCTTCCAGCGCCGTGATGATATCAGTCACCTGACCACACAATCCGGCTTCATCACGGCATTGCCGCACTTTCGCTTTATTCACGATGTACTCACCACCTTCGGCACGTCTCCGGCCACATAA
- a CDS encoding DUF932 domain-containing protein: MVRLASRFGAANVIRRDRPLTRDELFRVVPSVFSEDKHASRSERYTCIPTITLLDNLQREGFQPFFACQTRVRDIGKLEHTKHMLRLRREGQITGQQVPEIILLNSHDGSSSYQMLPGLFRSVCQNGLICGESLGEVRVPHKGDVVERVIEGAYEVLDTFERIDEKRDAMQSLLLPPPAQVALAKAALTYRFGEDHQPVTAAQILAPRRWQDESNDLWTTYQRVQENLIKGGLTGRSVQGRQARTRAVKGIDGDIKLNRALWVMAETMLATCL, from the coding sequence ATGGTTCGTTTAGCTTCCCGCTTTGGTGCTGCCAATGTTATCCGTCGTGACCGGCCGTTAACACGCGATGAGCTGTTTCGCGTGGTCCCCAGTGTGTTTAGTGAGGACAAGCACGCGTCACGCAGTGAACGCTATACCTGCATCCCGACCATTACCCTGCTGGATAATCTGCAACGTGAAGGGTTCCAGCCTTTCTTTGCCTGCCAGACTCGTGTTAGGGATATCGGCAAACTCGAGCACACCAAACACATGTTACGCCTGCGTCGGGAAGGACAAATCACCGGCCAGCAGGTGCCAGAGATTATCTTGCTGAACAGTCATGATGGCTCAAGTTCGTATCAGATGCTGCCGGGGCTGTTTCGCAGCGTGTGCCAGAACGGCCTGATTTGTGGTGAATCGTTGGGTGAGGTGCGGGTGCCACATAAAGGTGATGTGGTTGAAAGGGTGATTGAAGGGGCTTATGAGGTGCTGGACACCTTTGAACGTATCGATGAGAAGCGGGATGCCATGCAGTCACTGCTGTTGCCACCACCGGCTCAGGTAGCGCTGGCAAAGGCGGCACTGACCTACCGCTTTGGTGAAGACCACCAGCCGGTCACAGCGGCTCAGATACTGGCTCCACGCCGCTGGCAGGATGAATCCAACGACCTGTGGACCACCTATCAACGGGTACAGGAGAACCTGATAAAAGGCGGGTTGACCGGTCGCTCCGTGCAGGGCAGGCAGGCCCGGACACGTGCCGTCAAAGGGATTGATGGCGATATCAAGCTCAACCGTGCGCTGTGGGTGATGGCAGAAACCATGCTGGCGACATGCCTGTGA
- a CDS encoding helix-turn-helix transcriptional regulator, whose product MATQPTLLEDQFIDMKFITTLTEMTDKWFYKLIQCGYFPAPVKFGRSSRWLKSEVEAWLQESIAKSRKQR is encoded by the coding sequence ATGGCAACACAACCAACCTTACTGGAAGATCAGTTTATCGATATGAAATTTATCACCACACTCACTGAGATGACGGATAAATGGTTTTATAAGCTGATTCAGTGTGGCTATTTCCCTGCACCTGTTAAATTTGGCCGGAGTTCACGTTGGCTAAAGAGTGAAGTTGAGGCCTGGTTACAAGAGAGCATTGCCAAATCTCGTAAGCAACGCTAA
- a CDS encoding secretoglobin family protein, with product MTKAPLLNHYQTWLDDFTRINLWHGLCQQKIEHWHKLTITSGQQEDGSISIIFIPQPLLQVIRTEQVVDCNIIPQLIKHIYYPLLPGVLFSECCRLGKRKLAEQLKMLFRLHTQLEMRHALILLCWCDFTTGSDLDEWYSLHLPNADELKQWISVRQKTYRGLATLTKDYIDATQPL from the coding sequence ATGACAAAGGCCCCATTACTTAACCATTATCAAACTTGGCTTGATGATTTTACTCGAATAAATTTGTGGCATGGCTTGTGTCAGCAGAAAATAGAGCACTGGCACAAACTGACGATTACATCAGGCCAACAAGAAGATGGCAGCATATCCATTATTTTCATTCCACAGCCTCTGCTCCAGGTTATACGCACGGAGCAGGTAGTAGATTGCAATATTATTCCCCAACTGATTAAGCATATTTATTACCCCTTGCTTCCAGGCGTGCTATTTAGTGAATGTTGTCGGTTGGGAAAAAGAAAGCTGGCAGAACAATTAAAAATGCTATTCCGATTGCATACGCAACTGGAGATGCGTCATGCCCTAATACTGTTGTGCTGGTGTGATTTCACCACTGGCAGCGATTTGGATGAATGGTATTCACTACACTTGCCTAATGCTGACGAGTTAAAACAGTGGATATCAGTACGACAAAAAACTTACCGGGGGCTGGCAACACTGACGAAGGATTACATTGATGCCACCCAGCCATTGTGA
- a CDS encoding putative zinc ribbon protein: MRIEKCHLAQRNTGEIIAARQVDSADDEWCCHHCRCPLIFHPATVMSSAWFEHVITAGDPEALLHCTYLVSKDQTSSSMKQLQRLIAQLTPVQRVTHWRCTMCGSHSRGKKQCSLCKTGIYSREI, encoded by the coding sequence ATGCGTATAGAAAAATGCCACCTCGCACAGAGGAATACCGGTGAAATCATTGCAGCCCGTCAGGTCGACTCTGCTGACGATGAGTGGTGCTGCCATCACTGTCGGTGTCCGTTGATATTTCATCCTGCAACGGTAATGTCGTCTGCATGGTTTGAGCATGTCATTACTGCTGGTGATCCCGAAGCGCTATTACATTGCACTTACCTTGTCTCAAAGGATCAAACGTCCTCAAGTATGAAGCAACTGCAAAGGCTTATTGCACAGCTAACACCCGTTCAGCGGGTTACCCACTGGCGATGCACAATGTGTGGTAGCCACTCCCGGGGGAAGAAACAGTGTTCACTGTGCAAGACAGGCATTTACAGTCGGGAAATATAA
- a CDS encoding inovirus Gp2 family protein, with protein sequence MINNIRIDQSHAPFNETYLQRMIDVINNAVAEHPRTMAMRVDLRLPDDECNARQGLMSRFIESLDAKIEARYRSKQKQGKRTYPNHLRHIWVREVGEENQKSHYHVVLFVNNDTFNCLGSYDESGTGLASLIQAAWLSGLGLSNCPGYRTLVHFPENPLYYLDINAKDYQTIYDRLTFRVSYFAKERTKSYCREERSFGCSQR encoded by the coding sequence ATGATAAATAACATTCGTATCGATCAGAGCCATGCTCCGTTTAACGAGACTTATCTGCAACGCATGATTGACGTGATAAATAACGCAGTAGCCGAGCATCCGCGCACCATGGCAATGCGGGTAGATTTACGCCTGCCAGATGATGAATGCAATGCACGTCAGGGTTTGATGTCCCGTTTCATTGAATCACTGGATGCAAAGATTGAAGCGCGATATCGGAGTAAGCAGAAACAAGGGAAACGAACCTATCCCAATCACCTGCGTCATATCTGGGTACGGGAGGTAGGAGAGGAAAACCAGAAGTCGCATTATCATGTAGTCTTGTTCGTTAACAACGATACCTTTAATTGTCTTGGAAGTTATGACGAAAGCGGCACGGGGTTAGCATCGTTGATACAGGCCGCATGGCTTAGTGGGCTAGGTCTTAGTAACTGCCCAGGCTACCGGACGCTGGTACACTTCCCTGAAAACCCGCTCTATTATCTGGATATCAACGCTAAAGATTATCAAACGATTTATGATCGACTGACGTTCAGAGTTAGCTACTTCGCCAAAGAGCGAACCAAATCGTATTGCAGGGAAGAACGGTCATTTGGGTGCAGTCAGCGTTGA